From Faecalicatena sp. Marseille-Q4148:
CGTGTCTGTTCACTGTGATGAAGATCCGTGGGAGAAATATTATATCCGCTTTGAGGAGCCGGATTGTGAGATTGTCCCTGTTGGCTGTGTATTGACTATGGTGGGAACCGGAAGCGAAATGAATGGAGGTGCGGTAATTACGAATCATGATCAAAAGATGAAAATTGGTCATGTGTTTGGAGATGCTGTGATGCCGAAGTTTGCAATCCTGAATCCGAAATTCACTTTCACATTGCCGAAAGAGCAGATGGTGGCCGGCATTTATGATATCTTCAATCATATCTGTGAGCAGTATTTCTCTGGGGAGGACGACAATACCAGCGATTATATCAGCGAGGCACTGATGAAATCGGTAATTCACAGTTCGAGAATTGCCATTCAGAATCCAGAGGACTATGAGGCAAGGTCGAATATCATGTGGGCTGCAACTTGGGCGCTGAATACGCTTGTCTCCAGAGGAAAAAGTACCGACTGGATGGTTCATATGCTTGGTCAGGCAGTAGGAGCATATACAGATGCAACTCACGGAATGACGCTTTCTGCGGTGTCACTTCCCTACTATCATTATATTATGCCTTATGGACTTAGCAAGTTTTGCCGTTTTGCTGTGAATGTGTGGGAGGTCGATCCTGCCGGAAAATCTGATGAACAGATTGCCATAGAAGGACTTTCCTGTATGGAAGTTTGGATGAAAGAACTGGGACTTACAATAAATCTCCATGAGTTGGGAGTGACAGAAGAAATGCTGGATGGCATTGCAAATGGAACCATCATCATGGAAGGTGGATATAAGGTGTTGAATCATGATGAGGTGTTGGAGATTTTGAAGAACAGTCTGTAAGTATTTAAGTAGGAGCTTTTATATCGATAATATAATAGAGAAAGACTAGTAATGTGGAAGTAATTTTTCTTGCGTAAGAAATAATTTAACACTTTTTACAAATCATAGGCTAGGACAGCTTTGTCAGATGTTTTCCTACTATGCCTGCGTCTGTTTGATTGCTTTCACTTTTTTCTGGTATTTTTGGCGTAAAATCATTGTTATCCCCTGCACTGTCTACGCCGTCATAAATGAAAAACGCTGCATACATAATAGGAATTTATGACTTGACAAACATTGCTTAAAATTATAAAATGGTTTGCAAGCAAACAAATTTCGGAGGAGTGAATTATGCAGGATAGTTACATTCAAAATACAGACATTAGCTTTCTTAATAAAAAATTAGACAATCACATTCAACGAAAAATCCACGCTTTGTATAATCGGAAAGAATTTCAGGAATGTTCCTTGATGAATATGTGGGTAGTAGATTATCTGTTCCACATGGAATTAAGCCAAACAACTGTATTTCAGAAAGATATAGAAGCGGAATTTTCTATCAATCGGGCTACTGCATCCAAAATGTTGACTTTGATGGAAAAGAAAAAGTTAATTAAACGGACAAATTATGCCAGTGATAGCCGTCTGAAGCAAATTGAGTTAGAGCCGTATGGTTTAGAACTTCAAAAAATGTGCTATCACATAAGAGAAGAAATTGAAAGGGAGCTTACTGCGTTCCTTACCGAAGAAGAAGTGAAAATCTTCAAAACCATTTATTTGCGGATTCTTGCTAATATGTAATGAAATGCACTTTTTTCTTCAAATAGTTTGCTTGCAAACATATTTGTATTATAAATAATAGGAGGAATTAACATCTATGAATAGTAAAGAAGATTTATTTCAAAATGCCCCCATTTCAAAATCAGTTTTTCAAATGGCTGTTCCAACTGTCATTTCTTCATTAGTTTTAGTCATTTACAATATGGCAGATACCTTTTTTATCGGGCAGACTCATGACCCTTTGCAGGTTGCTGCCGTATCTCTTACGAATGCTGTATTTGTCATGTATATGGCAATCGCCCAATTGCTGGGAATTGGCGGAAGTGCCGTCATATCCATTCTTTTGGGCAAGGGAGAATGTGAAAAGGCAAAAAATGCGTCTGCGTTCTGCTTTTATGGCTCTTTGATTTTGGGAGTTATTGCTGGTATTGTTATTATTTTGTTTATGGAGCCGCTTCTTATGATACTGGGAAGCCGAAGTGAAACCTATCAATATTCAAAAGAGTATTTGTTTTATATTGCAGTTGGTGCGCCTTTCATTCTGCTTGCAAATACCTTTGGGCATGCAGTAAGAGGTGAGGGTGCCTCTAAAGCATCCATGATTGGTGGAATGATTGGAACGATTGTCAATATTATTTTAGACCCTATTTTCATTTTGGTATTTCATATGGGAACAGCGGGAGCTGCAATTGCTACAGTTTTAGGGAATGTATTTGGCTGCGTGTATTACCTTTACTTTTTAACAAGGAGAAGCCAGTCTATGTCTTTGAATTTTAGATATTTCAAGAGATGCGGTCAAATTGCTGTGCGTGTATTATCAGTTGGTGTTCCAGCAGGAATCAGTTCTGCACTAATGAGTATTGCAACAATACTGTTAAATAATGCACTTGTCCCATATGGAGATACCGCCGTGGCTGCTATGGGGATTGTAACAAAGGTTTATCTTTTTATTGTTTTCGTCCATATGGGAATATCAAATGGTATTCAGCCTTTGCTTGGCTACTGCTACGGAGCAGGAAATCGCAAACGATTTATGGGAATTTTGAAATTCAGCGGCATTTTAACCGTTATATGTGGGAGCATACTGACAATTGCATATATTGTATTCAGTAAACAAATTATGGGCATCTTTATAGATGATTCTGAAGTTGTTCAATACGGTGTTCCCATGTTAATTGCGACTTCTTTGCCGGGGCCTGTTTTGGGGCTTATGTTCCTGTCTATCAACAGTATGCAGGCACTTGACCGTCCACTTCCGGCAACGATACTTTCTCTGTGCAGGCAAGGCTTATTCTTTATTCCTCTTCTGTTTATTCTGAATCAGGTATTTGGTCTTAATGGAATCAGTTATACACAGGCAGTATCAGATTATCTTGCTATATTGATTGCACTATTTATGCTGTTCACATCAGTGAAAAAAGCATTTGTCGCAGAAAAACGCAGTGCAGAGTCAAATCATGATACAAATTTATCGCATAAATGTGAGGTCGCGGGGTGATATGCCATAATTCATGGTGACGAGTTCAGTTGCCTTGAATAACAGATGAACAGGGACACAATCAACTGGATTCGTATCAACCGGATACAGGAGATCGCTATAATGAATTTGAAAAAACGTATTCACGATGACAGTAATGGTCTGGACTATGTTTTGATCGGTGACTACTACATACCAGACTTACAGCTACCAGAGGAAAAATGCCCTATCGGACGGTGGGGACGGATGCACAAGGAATATCTGCAAGAGCATTGTCCCGGCCAGTACAATGAATTGCTTCTGTTTGGAAAACTGTGGACATATCTTGCTGATTTAGACAAACAGACACAGTCACGGCTTGATACTATTGTCAGTCAGATGCAGGAAACTGAAAACATTACCGAGGACTTGAAGTGCAGGAATCGGCTCTGTTGGGTACAGTCTATGAACAGCGTACGCCACCGGGCAGAGGAAATCATTCTCTCGAAGCTTGTGTACGGAAAGGAGCTGTTCCTTACTATCAGTATATTATGCCTTATGGACTTAGCAAGTTTTGTCGTTTTGCTGTGAATGTGTGGGAGGTCGATCCTGCCGGAAAATCTGATGAACAGATTGCCATAGAAGGACTTTCCTGTATGGAAGTTTGGATGAAAGAACTGGGACTTACAATGAATCTCCATGAGTTGGGAGCAACAGAAGAAATGTTGCAGGGAATCGCAAACGGAACACTTATCATGGAGGGTGGATATAAGGTGCTGAATCATGATGAGGTGTTGAATATACTGAAAAATAGCTTATAATCATTAAAGCAGAAGTGACACAGTAAGAATTACCCATGATAAAATTAAAGAACGTCTTGCGGAATTTAATGAATGGAAAACATATAGCATAAAGATGGATTTTGATAAGACTTGGAAAAACAACGGCGGGCAATTTTGTCCGCCGTAAAATTATGTTTATTTTGCTAAAAATCTGATAGTCTTTTCCCAATAGAAAATCCAACTTGTGGATATAATTCCTGAATTTCCTGATACTTTGCTTCTATCAATTCCGGTTCGTCTGACCAGATATTCTCATAAATCTTCAGGGCTTTTTTGAAGTGTGTTTTCGCCTGTGAGATATTAGCTGTTATCAGGCATATATTTCCTAGAGATTCCTGTACTTGGGCATAATCCAGGCAGTGGTCGGAATTGTATTCTTTGATAATTCGTGCTAATTTCTGTAGAGAGGATATGGCACATTCTGATTCTTGTATTTCTGCTAATAGGGTAGCGTAATTACTAATCTGCGGAATGCTGTCATTGGTATAAAGAAGTCCGTATTCTTCTAATAGCGAGATGCCCGTTTCCATGTGTTCTCTTGCCGGTTCTATTTGACATTGCATCCGATAAAGTCCTCCGAGGTTTGCATGAAGGTTGGATACAAGGTGGGCATTATCTTTTGTGATTTCTTTTATTTGAGAAAGCGCTTCTTTTTCTAATTGGATGGCTTTCTGCGTCTTGGCTTCCATAGCTGCCTGATAGTCCAGTAATAGTGCACGGTCAGAAGCAGTCCCATGATTATCTGTTTTTATAAGTTGTTTTAATTCTTGAATGATTTCTGCCATGCCTTTTTGATAGTGATATTTCTCCATATATGGAAAGATGTTTTCTAAAAATAATAGGTATTGAGAAATATCATCTTTTTCGATTAGCTGCATGATGTTTTCTACTGTCTGAAATAATTTCTTATAATAGCTGATTTCTACACCGTGCATTAAACATATTTTTTGAAGAGAAGCCAATAAGGTGCGACAGGTTGTAATGGAAGGTCTGTTTTCTGAAACAGCGATTTCCTGAATCAATGGATGCAGAGAAATGCTATGTCGGATATTTTCTTGAACGAAGCCTGTCTCAATCAGATCATTTACATCATTTAAAGTAGGCAGTTCCAGCCATTTTGCAAATATACGTGCAGAAATGCCGGACGAAGGAAGAAAACACATGTTACACATAATATCTTGCTGTTTCTGAGATAAAGAGTATAACGAAAATAGGGTATGGATATGGTTGTAATAAGTGGCTTTACTGCTTTGCCCGTCTTTGATTATTTTAATCTTATCTTCGTTATGAAGAGATGCTTTTTCCTCCTGAAGCTTTGTTAGTAATTGATTTGGAGTTAAAATCCCATTTTCCAGAAGTTTGGCTGCCAGTTCGATAGCAAGAGTATGGTTGTGCACAGTTTCTATGATTTTCTCTACTACTGGTCGGTGTTCCTCTGCATCTGAATAAAAAATTGATGTCAACTGGAAAAGAGAGGACATATCTTTTATTTCTTTTAGCTGCAAACTACAGTATTCAGTCAGTCGGCTTCTGGTTGTAAATAAAACCCGACAACGGTATTTTAATACCACGGACAGACAACTGTCCTGCGTGGATGTAACATTAAAATTATCTATGATGAGCAGTGTATCTGATTTCAGAGAACGTAAGAAACGGTTATGTCTTTGAAAACGCTCCTGTTCACTAATTTCTGGTGGATCATCAATAAAGTCCATGTCTGTGATATCTTGATGCAGATCACCGGTATATTCCGTGTAGAGAATATTGGTGTACTGTTTTCTGTATTGCTTTGCATAGACTTTAGCGAGTTCGCTTTTTCCAATCCCTGCAATTCCGTAAAGAAATATATGGCGGTTCTCTTCAAACATAGTGTGTAGTTCTTCCAGTTCTTCTTCTCTTCCGAGAAAATGGCGACATGGTTTTGGGACTTCACTGTCCATAATGTAATCCAGTACAATCGGGGAAAGAGCACCTCCTGCAATTAGTTTTTGGTTTCTTGTATCACGTTTGACAAATTGACGTTCCATACCAAAAGAAAGCACTTTTGCCAAAAACAACAGTCTTGAATCGGAAGGCTTATATAGAGAGGCAATTTCCTGTTTTTTTGTATCTGAAATAGTATCGTCCTGCATGAATAACGTATAAATGTCTTGTATAACCATGTTGCAGTCTGCCATTAAGGGAAGCAAGTTCCGCTGAATGGTTTCTGCCAGCTTTTTCTGATTACTGGGTTTGGCATAATAAGAAGATATTTTTGGACTGATTTTTGCCTGTCCGGTTATCCAGCGGCAAATTAGACCATTATCCATAGAAAAATCTTCATTTATTGGATCATTCATAAAATCTTCAAATAATTCGTATAAAAAATCAGGTTGGTTCATCTGATTGCTTTCGCTGATTTGATTTTTTAAGCATGTGCTGATGGAAGAAAAATCACATCGTTCCAATAGAAATCCCTCCTGTGGTTTTCAAGTTTTATATGTTGTGCTAAATTTCCCTTATTATAGCACGAACAAATGTTCTGAACAATAGGAAGTGGTGCTATATATGAAGAAAATGAATAAAAAGGCTCAATCTGCGGTCAATTTTCATTCAATGTGATTTATGCAGAAGAATTTTAGAATGTAATCAGGCTTTCGAAAGCCGAATTCAATTCATACAGAACTTTTGTACAATCCTGCCGGCATAGGATGTAGAGAGAACTGTATGCTGAAGGAGGCATATAGCATGAATACGTTATTTGATTCTGTAGAAGTTCTGGATACAAAAAAAGAAACTCAAAAAGAGAATGTAAGCTATGAACATGCAGGATATCAGATTCGAGTGCATTTTAATGGAGAAAAGACATTGACTCAGTGTATTCAGAATCTAACGGAACGAAAAATTGCAGGTTGATTTTCTATAGTTCTTGTTGTAAGATAAAGACAATTAAAGACAATGACTATACAAGACCAATGAAAAGAGGGATAAAATGTATCAGGCAGGAATTTATTGCCGAATTTCCATTGAAGAGCAAAACAAAGAGGGTGAATACAGCAATAGTATTCACTCTCAGATTCAGATGGCAAGAGATTATATTGCAGAGCAGAATGATATTGCGGAGAAACAAGTTTATGTAGATGACGGGGCTTCCGGAAGTAATTTTGAAAGAACTGAATTTCGGCGGATGCTGGCAGATATCGAGCTTGGTGTTATCAATATGGTGATTTTTAAGGATGTATCACGACTTGGAAGAGAACATATTGATACGAACTATTATCTGGGCAAATATTTTCCAGAGAAACAGATTCGGGTTGTTTCTATTTTGGACAATTATGATTCTGTTATTGGAACTTACGATGAGATGTTAGAAATCAAAACTTTGCTGAATGATATGTATCTGAGAGATACGTCCAGAAAGATTAAAATGACCATTCAGACCAAAAGAAGTATGGGCGAATATACTCCGAAACAGCCCCCCTTTGGATATGTGAAAAGTAAAACAATTCATAATCATCTGGAAGTTGATCCTTATGCAGCCGAGGTTGTTCGAAGAATTTACAGAATGTATCAAAATGGATTTGGCTGTACGGTTATTTGCAGGACTTTGAATGAAGATGAAATCCCTTGTCCCGCAAAATATAAAAAGGAAGTTTTAAAAACCAATTATGTATGGGATTCGGGAAAAGGTCTGTGGACATCGTCTACTGTAAGTGGAATTTTAAAGAATTCAGTCTATACTGGGGCGGTTGTGATTCGGAAACATGAAAGACCGTCTTATAAGCTGAAATACAAAAAGGCAATTCCCCTGGAAGAAATGGAGCTGGTGCCGGATGCACATGAGGCAATCATTTCTAAAGAAGAGTTTGACATGGTTCAGCAAATAAGAAAGGGGCGCCGAGTTCCCTATTTTGATAAAAACAACGAACCACATAAATATGTGGGACTGCTCTTTTGTGGGAAATGTAAAACAGCCATGCGAAAACGTTATCTGGCATCTCATAAGGACTATGACGGATATATGTGTGGTTTTCACCAGAAGCAGGGGCAGAATTACTGTGAGTTGAATCATATTACATTTGAAAAGCTGGATGAACTGGTTGTATTTGCAATCAACCAGCAATTGAAACAGATGAAGATGGATATGAAGAATCTGGAAACTCAGATCAGACAGAAACAGCCGGAACTGGATGGTAAAATTGCAAAATTGCAGGCAAAAATAGAAAGAAATCTGGAATACCGGAAACGAGCATATGAACAGTTTATGGATGAAGTACTTTCCAAAGAGGAATATCTGGAATTAAAACAGATGTATGAAACAGAGAATCAGAAATATCAAAAAGAATTATCAGAACTGAACCATGAGGCGCAAAGTCAACAATCAGCTGTAAATGAGACAAAGATGTGGTTAGGGCATTTTAATCGCAGGAAAATAACGGTAAAGCAGCTTACCAGAGAAGTGCTTGTGGAGTTAGTTGATAAAATTTATGTATATCCAGAGCAGAAAATAGATATATATTTTAAGTTTGCTTCAGTAGAGAGTTCACCAGATAGAATACTTGAGAAAGATGGGGTGATATGATGTATCAGATGGGTGTATATTGTCGTCTGTCGAAGGATGATGGAGAGAATAAAGTTAGTGAGAGTATTGAAAATCAGATGAAACTGATTCGGGAGTATGTGAGTAAATCAGAGGATCTGGAAATCGCAGATATTTATATTGATGACGGTTATTCGGGGCTTTATTTTGCGAATAGACCGGAATTTCAGCGGATGATGGAGGATATCTACAAAGGGAAAATTCAAGGCGTTATTACGAAAGATATTTCCCGGCTTGGGCGTGAACATATTGAAACCAGTAATTATATCGAGCGTGTTTTTCCATCTTTGGGTGTGCGTTATATTGCAATTTTGGATGGCGTGGATTCTGTTCATCACAGTAATGAAGAACTGGCACAGTTTAAGACGCTGTTTAATGATATGTATAGTCGTGATATATCTAAGAAAATCAGAGGTGCATTGACCGCCCAGAAGAAACGGGGACAGTTTATGTCTGGGTTTGCCCCATATGGATATGTAAAAGATCCGGCAGATAAGCATCATTTTCTTGTAGATGAAGAAGCAGCTAAAGTGGTACGGAGAATCTTTTATATGAGTCTGGAAGGATATTCCAGGGATAGTATTGCAAAGAAACTGAATCAGGAAGGAATTCTGACACCGTCAGAGTATAAGAGAAAGGTGCAGGGATTGAAATATGCCAATGCATTAGAAAAAGTGGGTGCAAAGGGCTGGGCATATCCTACGATCAATGTAATTTTGCGAAACAGAGTTTATACAGGGGCTATGGTACAGCATAAATCAGAAAAGATATCCTATAAAGTGGAAAAGTATCAATATATTCCAGAGGAACAGCAGTATATTGTGGAAGGAATGCACGAAGCAATTATCAGCAAAGATACTTTTGAGCAGGTACAGGAACTTATGAAGAAAAGAACACGGACACCGGGATTTAATAGCGAAGTGAGAAAGGTAAATCCATACGCAGGAATTATTGTTTGCGGAGATTGCGGATATAATTTCCAGAGGGTTACCTGTCGGGATGGTTATGAGTGCGGTACCTATCATAAAAAAGGAAACACAGTTTGTTATTCTCATTTCATTAAAAAAGAAGTATTGGATTCTATTGTAAAAAATGAAATCCAAAGACAAGCGGAACTGGCACTGAAAGAAAGTGATAAGGATGAAATATTAAAAGCAGCAGATAGAAGGAAGGAGGTGCAGAGGCGATGTGTAGAAGCAGATCAGCAGATTGAACGGTTGCAAAAAGAACTTGCAGCTATTCAGAAGTATAAAAAGAAAACTTACGAAAATTATGTAGATGGTGTTCTGGATAAAGAAGAATATCTCTCCTATAAGGCAGAATATGAAAAGCAGGATAAAGAGATCAGGGAGAAGATTCAGTTGGCAGAACAAGAGAAAGACAGCTTTGGAGAGGCAGAAGAATCTTATGAAAACTGGATAGAGAAATTTATCAAGTATGGAACATTATCCGAAGTGACAAGAGAAATTGTGACAGAGTTGATTGAAAAAATTGTTGTGAATGGAGATAAGAGCATTGATATCGTATTTAAGTATCAGTCACCTTATCCTGTAGAGAAAAATGCAGTGTAAAGACTGCAAATTTTTTTACAATAATTTTCCCCTAGTTATAATGAACACATGATGGAACGACTTTGGCAGAACGATTTATTGATTCTCTTGCGAATATATGGAAAACAGTTATTTGTGTAGGGGCAGGCAATGAGGCGGCCGGCGCCGGTCATACGTCTGGAGTTTTAACGGCAGAAGAAGAGGAAATAGTAGAATTTGCAGTACAGGATCGGCAGCCGGAACTGAGTATTCAGATTTGGAAGGAATACGAGGATGAAATGGAAATTTCGATTATTGCGCCATCAGGGATTCGGGTAGGACCGATAAAACAAGTGCTGGGACCGCAGCGGTTTAAAATAGAACGAACAGAAATTTTACTGTATTATGGAGAGCCAAATCCGTATAGCACTGCACAGGAAGTTTATATTTCGTTTTTGCCGGAGACGGATTATATCGATAGTGGAATTTGGGGGATTGTATTAACGCCTGTCAGCATTGTGAGGGGAGCATATGAAATGTGGATGCCGGGGCAGCAGGTATTAAACAGAGGAACCGGTTTTTTGTATCCTACAGCGAAAACGACTTTGACGATTCCTTCTGCGGCAGCAAACGTGGTAACCGTAGGGGCTTATGACAGCAGGACATTTTCCTATGCTGATTTTTCCGGGCGGGGGTATACAAGAATTACAAATCAGATTAAGCCGGATCTTGCGGCGCCCGGAGTTAATGTGCGGACGACAAGAGTTGGGGGAGGCTATGTTGAGATGACAGGAACTTCTTTCGCGACGCCTTTTGTGACCGGAGCAGCGGCATTGATGATGGAATGGGGAATCATAAGAGGAAATGATCCATATCTGTATGGAGAGAAAGTAAAAGCGTATTTGAGAAAAGGAGCCAGAGCGCTGCCGGAGTTTGAAGAATATCCCAATCCATATGTGGGTTTTGGGGCGTTGTGTGTGAGGGAGAGCATCCCGGAGTAAAGTTTATAGAATCTTTGTGAATAAGTACTTGACCACTGTCTGTTCCTAAGTCATATTATATTACATATAATGAAGTTAGGACGGTGATGAAAATGTTACACATGATGTTGTTGATCATTTATATTTCACTTATTCTGATGGTGGTTTTTGTAGAACGAAAACATCCGACAGAAGCGTTGCTATGGGTAGTGATTATGATTTGTCTGCCATATTTTGGGACAATTTTATATCTGATATTCGGAAGCACAGTTGCAATCAAGTTAACTGCATTTATACGCAGGAAGAAACTTCAGATGCAGCCGGATAATGTAGAGTTATTGTCGCCGGTTTCGCTGGAAGAAGGGCATTTGTCGGAATCTGATCTGCAGGTAATCCGATTTAATACAGTGTATAACGCAAGTGAACTGACTTGCTGTCAAAATGCAGAATTTTATACGAGTGGAAAAGCCCATTATACCCAGCTTTTTAAAGATCTGGAACAGGCCAAAACGTGTATTTTTATTGAATTTTATACAATCCATCACGATATGATCGGAGAGAAACTTGTGGAAGTTTTGACAAAAAAAGCAAGTGAGGGAGTGGAAGTATGGGTAATGTGTGATTTTATTGCGAACCTTTCCACACCTAAGAAGATGTTCCGGCCGCTTGAAGATGCCGGAGGAAAAGTTGTGCGTGTGAAACCATATTTTACCCATTATAGAAGTCATAGAAAGATTGTCTCGATCGATCAGAAAATTTCGTATATTGGAGGAATGAATATCGGAAAACAGTACGCAAATATGGATCGCGTGAAAAACCCGTGGAGGGATACACAGATTCGCCTGGAGGGAGCATGCACATCGATTTTGAATACATATTTTTTAAAAGACTGGCTCTGCTCGATTAAGCGCTGTGACTGGGAAGATACGATTCACTACCTGAAAGAGATGAAGCAGGAATCATATGAAATGACAACATCTTATTGTCAATTTATTGCGGGTGGCGTAGACACAGATAAGGAAGCGGTTAAGATGTGCTATTTGAGTATAATACGAAGTGCAAAGAAGCGTATTCGAATTCAATCTCCATATTTTATTCCGGATGCTTCGATTCTGGATGCGTTAAAGACGGCGGCAGCTTCCGGGGTGGAGATTGAGTTAATGATTCCGGGGATTAAGGCAAGCTTCTTCTTGGATCCGGTT
This genomic window contains:
- a CDS encoding recombinase family protein, with the protein product MMYQMGVYCRLSKDDGENKVSESIENQMKLIREYVSKSEDLEIADIYIDDGYSGLYFANRPEFQRMMEDIYKGKIQGVITKDISRLGREHIETSNYIERVFPSLGVRYIAILDGVDSVHHSNEELAQFKTLFNDMYSRDISKKIRGALTAQKKRGQFMSGFAPYGYVKDPADKHHFLVDEEAAKVVRRIFYMSLEGYSRDSIAKKLNQEGILTPSEYKRKVQGLKYANALEKVGAKGWAYPTINVILRNRVYTGAMVQHKSEKISYKVEKYQYIPEEQQYIVEGMHEAIISKDTFEQVQELMKKRTRTPGFNSEVRKVNPYAGIIVCGDCGYNFQRVTCRDGYECGTYHKKGNTVCYSHFIKKEVLDSIVKNEIQRQAELALKESDKDEILKAADRRKEVQRRCVEADQQIERLQKELAAIQKYKKKTYENYVDGVLDKEEYLSYKAEYEKQDKEIREKIQLAEQEKDSFGEAEESYENWIEKFIKYGTLSEVTREIVTELIEKIVVNGDKSIDIVFKYQSPYPVEKNAV
- a CDS encoding MATE family efflux transporter codes for the protein MNSKEDLFQNAPISKSVFQMAVPTVISSLVLVIYNMADTFFIGQTHDPLQVAAVSLTNAVFVMYMAIAQLLGIGGSAVISILLGKGECEKAKNASAFCFYGSLILGVIAGIVIILFMEPLLMILGSRSETYQYSKEYLFYIAVGAPFILLANTFGHAVRGEGASKASMIGGMIGTIVNIILDPIFILVFHMGTAGAAIATVLGNVFGCVYYLYFLTRRSQSMSLNFRYFKRCGQIAVRVLSVGVPAGISSALMSIATILLNNALVPYGDTAVAAMGIVTKVYLFIVFVHMGISNGIQPLLGYCYGAGNRKRFMGILKFSGILTVICGSILTIAYIVFSKQIMGIFIDDSEVVQYGVPMLIATSLPGPVLGLMFLSINSMQALDRPLPATILSLCRQGLFFIPLLFILNQVFGLNGISYTQAVSDYLAILIALFMLFTSVKKAFVAEKRSAESNHDTNLSHKCEVAG
- a CDS encoding winged helix-turn-helix transcriptional regulator, whose protein sequence is MQDSYIQNTDISFLNKKLDNHIQRKIHALYNRKEFQECSLMNMWVVDYLFHMELSQTTVFQKDIEAEFSINRATASKMLTLMEKKKLIKRTNYASDSRLKQIELEPYGLELQKMCYHIREEIERELTAFLTEEEVKIFKTIYLRILANM
- a CDS encoding TnpV protein translates to MMNLKKRIHDDSNGLDYVLIGDYYIPDLQLPEEKCPIGRWGRMHKEYLQEHCPGQYNELLLFGKLWTYLADLDKQTQSRLDTIVSQMQETENITEDLKCRNRLCWVQSMNSVRHRAEEIILSKLVYGKELFLTISILCLMDLASFVVLL
- a CDS encoding Archaeal ATPase → MNQPDFLYELFEDFMNDPINEDFSMDNGLICRWITGQAKISPKISSYYAKPSNQKKLAETIQRNLLPLMADCNMVIQDIYTLFMQDDTISDTKKQEIASLYKPSDSRLLFLAKVLSFGMERQFVKRDTRNQKLIAGGALSPIVLDYIMDSEVPKPCRHFLGREEELEELHTMFEENRHIFLYGIAGIGKSELAKVYAKQYRKQYTNILYTEYTGDLHQDITDMDFIDDPPEISEQERFQRHNRFLRSLKSDTLLIIDNFNVTSTQDSCLSVVLKYRCRVLFTTRSRLTEYCSLQLKEIKDMSSLFQLTSIFYSDAEEHRPVVEKIIETVHNHTLAIELAAKLLENGILTPNQLLTKLQEEKASLHNEDKIKIIKDGQSSKATYYNHIHTLFSLYSLSQKQQDIMCNMCFLPSSGISARIFAKWLELPTLNDVNDLIETGFVQENIRHSISLHPLIQEIAVSENRPSITTCRTLLASLQKICLMHGVEISYYKKLFQTVENIMQLIEKDDISQYLLFLENIFPYMEKYHYQKGMAEIIQELKQLIKTDNHGTASDRALLLDYQAAMEAKTQKAIQLEKEALSQIKEITKDNAHLVSNLHANLGGLYRMQCQIEPAREHMETGISLLEEYGLLYTNDSIPQISNYATLLAEIQESECAISSLQKLARIIKEYNSDHCLDYAQVQESLGNICLITANISQAKTHFKKALKIYENIWSDEPELIEAKYQEIQELYPQVGFSIGKRLSDF
- a CDS encoding iron-containing alcohol dehydrogenase, producing MLGNFSYSNPTKLYFGEDSLCFLNEELPKYGKIVQLIYGGGSIKKNGIYNQVMKLLKDNGKVVIEDGGVMPNPTIEKLREGVQIARENHVDFLLAVGGGSCCDYAKAVSVSVHCDEDPWEKYYIRFEEPDCEIVPVGCVLTMVGTGSEMNGGAVITNHDQKMKIGHVFGDAVMPKFAILNPKFTFTLPKEQMVAGIYDIFNHICEQYFSGEDDNTSDYISEALMKSVIHSSRIAIQNPEDYEARSNIMWAATWALNTLVSRGKSTDWMVHMLGQAVGAYTDATHGMTLSAVSLPYYHYIMPYGLSKFCRFAVNVWEVDPAGKSDEQIAIEGLSCMEVWMKELGLTINLHELGVTEEMLDGIANGTIIMEGGYKVLNHDEVLEILKNSL
- a CDS encoding recombinase family protein gives rise to the protein MYQAGIYCRISIEEQNKEGEYSNSIHSQIQMARDYIAEQNDIAEKQVYVDDGASGSNFERTEFRRMLADIELGVINMVIFKDVSRLGREHIDTNYYLGKYFPEKQIRVVSILDNYDSVIGTYDEMLEIKTLLNDMYLRDTSRKIKMTIQTKRSMGEYTPKQPPFGYVKSKTIHNHLEVDPYAAEVVRRIYRMYQNGFGCTVICRTLNEDEIPCPAKYKKEVLKTNYVWDSGKGLWTSSTVSGILKNSVYTGAVVIRKHERPSYKLKYKKAIPLEEMELVPDAHEAIISKEEFDMVQQIRKGRRVPYFDKNNEPHKYVGLLFCGKCKTAMRKRYLASHKDYDGYMCGFHQKQGQNYCELNHITFEKLDELVVFAINQQLKQMKMDMKNLETQIRQKQPELDGKIAKLQAKIERNLEYRKRAYEQFMDEVLSKEEYLELKQMYETENQKYQKELSELNHEAQSQQSAVNETKMWLGHFNRRKITVKQLTREVLVELVDKIYVYPEQKIDIYFKFASVESSPDRILEKDGVI
- a CDS encoding S8 family peptidase, which produces MAERFIDSLANIWKTVICVGAGNEAAGAGHTSGVLTAEEEEIVEFAVQDRQPELSIQIWKEYEDEMEISIIAPSGIRVGPIKQVLGPQRFKIERTEILLYYGEPNPYSTAQEVYISFLPETDYIDSGIWGIVLTPVSIVRGAYEMWMPGQQVLNRGTGFLYPTAKTTLTIPSAAANVVTVGAYDSRTFSYADFSGRGYTRITNQIKPDLAAPGVNVRTTRVGGGYVEMTGTSFATPFVTGAAALMMEWGIIRGNDPYLYGEKVKAYLRKGARALPEFEEYPNPYVGFGALCVRESIPE